A single Leptospira barantonii DNA region contains:
- a CDS encoding MarR family winged helix-turn-helix transcriptional regulator, producing MKQEFAIHLLSRTRDRIQKFLSKEFEKEGIKDLVPAHGGVLYALGVSGEMTMSELANTLDRTNSTITALLDKMEELKYVKRIQSPDDERVFNAVLTAKGKTTREAVIRASNTTNQKLYKGLLPEEKETFIRLLERIHSNFEK from the coding sequence ATGAAACAAGAATTTGCGATCCATCTTTTATCCAGAACCAGAGACAGAATCCAAAAGTTCTTAAGTAAAGAATTCGAAAAGGAAGGAATCAAGGACTTGGTGCCCGCACACGGGGGTGTATTGTACGCCTTAGGTGTTTCGGGGGAAATGACGATGAGCGAACTGGCAAACACGTTGGACCGAACCAATTCGACGATCACCGCCTTATTGGACAAGATGGAGGAATTGAAATACGTAAAAAGAATTCAATCGCCAGATGACGAAAGGGTTTTTAACGCCGTTCTTACCGCAAAAGGAAAGACAACACGCGAGGCGGTCATTCGTGCTTCGAATACCACCAATCAAAAACTCTATAAGGGGCTTCTTCCCGAGGAAAAAGAAACCTTTATCCGTCTTTTGGAAAGAATTCATTCTAATTTTGAAAAGTAG
- the rpmA gene encoding 50S ribosomal protein L27, which produces MAHKKGGGSSKNGRDSNSQRLGVKRFGGESVLAGNILVRQRGTKFRPGNNVGLGKDHTLFALVHGKVKFEMVSKLKMQVSVYPE; this is translated from the coding sequence ATGGCACATAAGAAAGGTGGTGGATCCTCTAAGAACGGCCGGGATTCAAATTCCCAGAGACTCGGAGTAAAACGTTTCGGAGGAGAATCCGTTCTCGCGGGAAACATTCTCGTTCGCCAAAGAGGAACTAAATTCCGTCCTGGTAACAACGTAGGACTCGGCAAAGATCACACTCTCTTTGCTCTCGTTCACGGAAAAGTGAAGTTCGAGATGGTTTCCAAATTGAAAATGCAGGTTTCCGTTTACCCGGAATAA
- the fabG gene encoding 3-oxoacyl-ACP reductase FabG produces MFSEKTIVITGSARGIGKISAKNFLLKNATVVVSDLDSAQIERTIEELKSFHKGKVLGKVCDVKDKIQVKELAEYAFKETGKIDVWVNNAGIIKDDLLLRMSEEKWDDVFNVNLKGAFLGTQAAAKYMMKKEYGRIINIGSVSGFYGNGGQSNYSSAKAGLMALTKSSARELASRNITVNCVASGFIDNDFAAGVPKEVRERVLDTIPLKISRNPEEAISSAIHFLASDEADWITGATLRVDGGMMIGF; encoded by the coding sequence ATGTTTTCTGAAAAAACGATAGTGATCACCGGCTCCGCAAGAGGAATCGGAAAGATAAGCGCGAAAAATTTCCTATTGAAGAACGCAACCGTAGTCGTATCGGATTTGGATTCCGCTCAAATCGAAAGAACGATCGAAGAATTGAAATCGTTCCACAAAGGAAAAGTCCTCGGAAAAGTCTGCGACGTAAAGGACAAGATTCAGGTGAAAGAACTCGCCGAATACGCGTTTAAGGAAACCGGAAAGATAGACGTTTGGGTGAACAACGCGGGGATCATCAAAGACGATCTTCTTTTGAGAATGAGCGAAGAAAAATGGGACGATGTTTTCAACGTGAATCTAAAAGGCGCTTTCTTAGGCACACAAGCCGCCGCCAAGTATATGATGAAAAAAGAATATGGTAGAATCATAAACATCGGTTCCGTATCCGGGTTTTACGGAAACGGGGGACAGAGTAACTATTCTTCCGCAAAGGCGGGTCTTATGGCCCTTACCAAATCCTCCGCAAGAGAACTCGCGTCCAGAAACATCACCGTAAACTGCGTGGCTTCCGGTTTTATAGACAACGACTTTGCGGCCGGGGTTCCGAAAGAAGTTCGCGAACGGGTTTTGGATACGATTCCTCTGAAGATTTCAAGAAATCCGGAAGAAGCGATTTCTTCCGCGATTCATTTTCTTGCTTCGGACGAAGCGGATTGGATCACCGGTGCGACCCTTCGTGTCGACGGAGGAATGATGATCGGTTTTTAA
- a CDS encoding UDP-3-O-acyl-N-acetylglucosamine deacetylase — protein sequence MQVLTDSQKILELKAGRFPNPIEFPKHFRDERFAFDSTSSYTITDPFQIRGTSTLENKPSEITVKPATGRYSRFSHSGKNYELNPSLCIKGNHNIQLGDVKIIEHPLAVMSAFGFYMDFELEQSSFPTFDFCDQVYLDGIQNNFHKIGEVSRITVAKPFAAVWEKGYCILEPDEQGMSLFLDHQVSYPGQTVGNVRIQTELTPEFFSYIASARTTAFRPGIEAEKFYQIGLGGGLKDYPFTLENVILLNEDKIFNPREKFESNGMNYEFLAHELIDILAWIRFVEEEYQGRFFGKMTTFLFDHHRQIDIAQLVCDRKRFSEIGIRVL from the coding sequence ATGCAGGTCCTCACAGATTCCCAAAAAATTTTAGAACTCAAGGCCGGTCGATTTCCGAATCCGATCGAATTCCCGAAACATTTTCGAGACGAACGATTCGCGTTCGATTCGACAAGTTCGTATACGATCACCGATCCGTTTCAAATCCGGGGAACTTCCACCTTGGAAAATAAACCTTCCGAAATTACAGTGAAACCGGCGACGGGACGTTATTCGCGCTTTTCCCATTCGGGGAAGAATTACGAGCTAAACCCGTCTCTTTGTATAAAAGGAAATCATAATATTCAATTGGGGGATGTGAAGATCATAGAACATCCTTTGGCCGTGATGTCCGCGTTCGGTTTTTATATGGATTTCGAGTTGGAACAATCCAGTTTCCCGACCTTCGATTTTTGCGATCAAGTATATCTGGACGGAATTCAAAACAACTTTCATAAGATCGGAGAAGTTTCTCGAATCACCGTTGCAAAACCGTTTGCCGCTGTTTGGGAAAAAGGATATTGTATCTTGGAACCAGACGAGCAAGGAATGTCTTTGTTCTTGGATCATCAAGTAAGTTATCCGGGACAAACGGTGGGTAACGTAAGAATTCAAACCGAACTTACGCCGGAGTTTTTTTCATACATCGCGTCCGCGAGAACGACTGCGTTTCGACCGGGGATCGAAGCGGAGAAGTTTTATCAGATCGGACTTGGGGGCGGGCTCAAGGATTATCCGTTCACATTGGAAAACGTGATTTTGTTAAACGAAGACAAAATTTTTAACCCGAGGGAAAAGTTCGAATCGAACGGAATGAACTACGAATTCCTAGCACACGAGTTGATCGATATTCTCGCTTGGATTCGTTTTGTGGAAGAGGAGTATCAGGGAAGATTTTTCGGAAAGATGACCACGTTTCTTTTCGATCATCACAGACAGATCGATATCGCCCAATTGGTATGCGATCGAAAAAGATTCTCCGAGATCGGAATCCGAGTTCTCTGA
- the rplU gene encoding 50S ribosomal protein L21 has product MYAIISVGNRQFKVTQDQEFLTEKTGKNAGESFDAKVLLFAESSNKVHIGQPELKTARVSLKVLEDVKGDKIHAYVYKRRKNYQKAWGHRQQLQKVKVVSLSAV; this is encoded by the coding sequence ATGTACGCTATTATTTCAGTTGGAAACAGACAATTTAAGGTAACCCAGGATCAGGAATTCCTGACCGAAAAAACCGGCAAAAACGCGGGCGAATCCTTTGACGCAAAAGTTCTTCTTTTCGCGGAATCCAGCAATAAGGTTCATATTGGACAACCCGAGCTGAAAACCGCTCGTGTTTCTTTGAAAGTTCTCGAAGACGTAAAAGGTGACAAGATTCACGCTTACGTTTACAAAAGAAGAAAGAACTATCAAAAAGCTTGGGGCCACAGACAACAGCTCCAAAAAGTGAAAGTGGTTTCTCTTTCCGCAGTTTGA
- a CDS encoding ribosomal-processing cysteine protease Prp has protein sequence MIRIRITRLREFYSSLESEGHSPASLGTKGENLLCSAVSVLVQTLYLHLLQSGKAKPAEIRDGYLRFEVLGQDALIQNSFDLILSGLKNLKSQYPKEIELIGVPENGT, from the coding sequence TTGATCCGAATTCGGATAACTCGTTTAAGAGAATTTTATTCTTCCTTGGAAAGTGAGGGACACTCCCCCGCTTCTCTGGGAACAAAAGGCGAGAATCTTCTCTGCTCTGCCGTCTCGGTTTTGGTTCAGACTCTTTATCTGCACCTCTTACAATCTGGCAAAGCAAAACCGGCTGAAATCCGCGACGGATATCTTCGGTTCGAGGTTCTCGGGCAAGACGCATTGATACAAAATAGCTTTGATTTGATTCTTTCGGGATTAAAAAATCTGAAGAGTCAATATCCGAAAGAAATTGAACTGATAGGAGTACCAGAAAATGGCACATAA